The stretch of DNA GGGTCCGAGGAACAtgaacgacgcgatcggGCGGTTGGGATCGGATaatcccgcgcgcgagcgctgAATAGCCTCCGTGACCGCCTGTACCGCGAGGTCCTGCCCCACGACGCGCTTGTGGAGCTCGGCAGGTAGGTTGAGGAgcttctcgcgctcgccctcctgAAGCTTGGAGACGGGGATGCCCGTCCACTTGGAGATGATGTCGGCGATGTCGGACTCGGtgacctcgtcgcggagcaggtcgccgccctgcgccgcggcggcgtccatcgccgcctcaGCATCGAGCAGCTCACGCTGGAGGTTCATTAAAGAGCCGTacttgagctcggcggctttGTTGAGGTCGTAGTCGCGCTCAGCCTGCGACACCTCCGTCtgcacggcgtcgatctcctccttgagctgctGGATCGCAGCCAACTTGGCCTTCTCCTGCTCCCATTGGAACGTGAGCGTGTCCTGACGGACCAtaagcgacgcgagctcggatTCCACGCGCTGGAGACGCGCGGAAACGTTGGCCTGCTCCGACGGCCTGGATCCGGCAGGTCTGCGGAGCGAGAGCTGCTCCATCTGAAGCTTGAGAATCTCGCGGTCGATCTCGTCCAGGACGGTGGGCTTGGACGTGATCTCCATCTTGAGcttggcggcagcctcgtccacgaggtCGATCGCCTTATCGGGCAGGAACCTGTCGGCGATGTACCGGTCCGAGAGCACAGCCGCCTCGACCAGCGCGTTGTCGCTGATGCTGACGCCGTGGTGAATCTCGTACCTCTCCCTCAAACCGCGGAGGATGGAgatggcgtcctcgacggagGGCTGATCGATCAGTACCTTCTGGAAAcgacgctcgagcgccggGTCCTTCTCGATGTATTGCCGATACTCATCGAGGGTGGTGGCGCCGATGCATcggagctcaccgcggccGAGCATCGGCTTGAGGAGGTTACCGGCGTCCATGCctccgccgctgccgccgctgccgcccgcgccgaccacGGTGTGGATCTCGTCGATGAAGAGGATGATGCCGCCGTCGGAATCCGTCACCTCTTTCATCACGGCCTTGAGCCTGTCCTCAAACTCTCCGCGGAACTTTGCGCCCGCGATGAGGAGGCCCATGTCCAGCGACATCACCTGCACGCCCTGGAGCGAGAGAGGCACGTCGCCCTGCACGATCCTCTGCGCCAGTCCCTCGGAGATGGCGGTCTTACCCACGCCGGGTTCACCGATGAGCACGGGGTTGTTCTTGCTCCTTCTGGAGAGGATCTGGATGGTCCTTCGGATCTCGTCGTCTCGACCGATGACGGGGTCGAGCTtacccgctcgcgcctccgcggtgagaTCCCTCGCGTACCTCTTGAGGGATTCGTACttgccctcggcgccctggtCGGTGACGTTGGTGCCACCCCTGAGCTTGGTCACCGCGTTCTTGAGGGCGTCCTCGTTGAGGCCGAGCTCGGCCATGAGCGCGttgccgacgcgctcgtccttGCAGATGGCCAAgacgaggtgctcgacggcgacaaagTCGTCGCGCATGGCGGACCTGCGGACGCgggcctcctcgacgagggcCTCGAGGTGGCGACCGAGCACctgctgcgcgccgccgctcacctTCGGCTGCCTGGAGATGAAACGATCGATGAagccgaccgccgcggaggggtcGACGCCAGCCTGGGTCAGGATGCGGAGCGCGAAGGAGTCCTTCTGCTCGAACATGGCCTTGCACAGGTGCTCGGTCTCGACGATCTGCTGCTGCGAGTTGGAGGCGATCTCCGGCGCCAGTACGATCGCCTCCCACGCGCGCTCGGTGAACTCGTTCTGCGAGATCTTCTTGGCGCTGTCCGCGGACACGCGGGTCGCCACCTTGGAGCGAAGAGGGCGAGAGGGACGaaactcgccgaggccgggcGGGCGTCGAGATCGCACCGCGttgccgtcgcggcggacggcggacgcgacgacgcgaccgcccgcgacgttcgaTGCCATGGCAGACATCGCGATCCTCgacacacgcgcgcgcgcgaggtcaGTGTGCGGCAGAAGCGCGTGGAAGGCTCCGGTGGGTTCGGGGTGACGACGCAAACCTGGTATCGACGATTTAAAATCAGGTGCATCAGGTTTCTATTGGTCGAGATCCGAGGAGGGGGTGACCCACACACAGCACTCACTGCAACACTCACGCCTTCTTAGCCTTTGACCTCGAGGACTCCTTGGCGAACTTGCGCTTGGTGAAGTAGGTCTGGCACGTGGCCCTGAAGTTACCCACGCCCATGACGACGAACagcgcacccgcggcgggcgcctgCCACTCGCGGAAAAACTGCCCGCCCACGACGCCAGCTTCCGCGGTGTGACCCAGGCGCACGAGCCACTCGCCGAAGTAAACCTCCCCGAGGCCGTCCAGCAGGTCGTGCTCCCTCGCCACGGACACCAGCACGGACGCCCCGAAGTACACCTGCATGATCTGCAGGCCGAAGAGCAGCGGGTAGAGGAGCTTCAGCTGACCCGCGTTGCCGCCcatctcgccgccggctaCGTCCATCGGCGAAGCCTTGCCCATCGCCACCCTGGTGTACATCCGGAAGCGCTGGTACCTATTCTGCGTGAGCATCACGACCCCTTGGAGCGCGGTGAACACGAGGAACCGCGACATGTAGTTGAGGCACGCGTTGGACTGCACGTCCATCGTCAAGACCACGAGGCACATGCCCATGCTGTAGTAGTGGTGGTTGATCCACCACCGGCGGATCCTGCTTCCGTTGCACCGCAGCACGTTTTCgcgaagcgcgagcgccgcgtaaAAGTACAGCATCCAGCACCAGTAGAACTGCACCAGCACCGGGAACACGGTGACGAGCGAGAACCACGTGTTGGCAGCGCCCGCCTCCAACCCTTTTTGCCGTTCGCGGTTCAGGTAGAGCAGCGCGGTGGGCCACGCGACGTAGGTGAAGGTGGACCTGTCCCTGAAGGAGTAGTACTCCTCTTTTATCCGAAGCCTGTTCTCCTGCCTCTGCGAGGTTACGTCCACGGCGTTACCCATGAGCAGGGAGAGGAACTTGCCGTTGCGGGGGGGCTTTAGGTAGCCgtccagcgcgccggcgggtcccgcgcccTTCATCACCAGCTGCGCCTGGTACAGCgagcgctccgcggcgacgcgctcctcggatCCCTGGGGCAAGCTCTCCACGGTCTTCGTGAGTCGCTTGAGGGAGTCGTTGAGGGAGGTCAGGTCATCGCACGTGCTGCGGAGGTTCATgtcgagctgcgcgacgcgaccgctgATCGTGTGGATGCGCTTCTCGAGGTCTTTAGCCTCTTGCGCGACAGAGGGGGTGCCGTCTGTTGCGAGGAAGGGAGGGGAGGAGGTGAGCTTTTTTCAGGGTttcatcgacgcgcgcggtcgcgcgggtaCGGTGCGTCGAGGTCGTGAAGAACGGACGAGACGCGTGGCGTACCGCTCATGGCCACTGTACTAGGATAAAATACTCTCGACTGCGGCGGGTGTCGACTCGGCCGCGAAGGCTGCGCGCCTTTGTTTGTGAGTGCTGCTGACTCAGATCAGTCGAAaactcgagctcgtcgaaaATCTTCGGCAGTTTCGGTGAGAGCAGGATCGGACTCGAGTGGGGCGCCATGTCGGGGTTCCACACCGAGGATGGGTACAATGGGCCAAGCCTGTTTGGCCAGAATGGCGCCATCGTCGGGGGCGTACGCAACAAGCTCGGCCACGTggcgtccgaggaggagaagcagCAGGCGAGGCGCACTGTGGTCGTCATCGGGATCAAGTGGCTCCTCTCGCCGGGGTGGAGGGGCGACGACTACAGGGATGCGGTATTTCCCGCGGAAGTGGCGCAGTGGTTCGAGGAGCAGATCGGTCCGGTGCAGGCTGTGCACTTTAAGCCCCCGGTGCAGGCGTGGGTCGAGTTTAACTCCGCCTcgaacgccaccgcggcgttgaaTCTCAACGGGGCGACGTACCCTCGAAAGTGCAAGCATTCGCCCGGCGGCAGGATCAAGgtgagccgcgcgacgcacacGGAGCT from Micromonas commoda chromosome 3, complete sequence encodes:
- a CDS encoding chaperone, Hsp100 family, clpb-type (conserved, found in CCMP1545, CCE9901 and O. tauri, has the same arrangement in CCMP1545 being found adjacent to a KH domain containing protein. Has two ClpB domains whose function is uncertain, but they may form a protein binding site), yielding MSAMASNVAGGRVVASAVRRDGNAVRSRRPPGLGEFRPSRPLRSKVATRVSADSAKKISQNEFTERAWEAIVLAPEIASNSQQQIVETEHLCKAMFEQKDSFALRILTQAGVDPSAAVGFIDRFISRQPKVSGGAQQVLGRHLEALVEEARVRRSAMRDDFVAVEHLVLAICKDERVGNALMAELGLNEDALKNAVTKLRGGTNVTDQGAEGKYESLKRYARDLTAEARAGKLDPVIGRDDEIRRTIQILSRRSKNNPVLIGEPGVGKTAISEGLAQRIVQGDVPLSLQGVQVMSLDMGLLIAGAKFRGEFEDRLKAVMKEVTDSDGGIILFIDEIHTVVGAGGSGGSGGGMDAGNLLKPMLGRGELRCIGATTLDEYRQYIEKDPALERRFQKVLIDQPSVEDAISILRGLRERYEIHHGVSISDNALVEAAVLSDRYIADRFLPDKAIDLVDEAAAKLKMEITSKPTVLDEIDREILKLQMEQLSLRRPAGSRPSEQANVSARLQRVESELASLMVRQDTLTFQWEQEKAKLAAIQQLKEEIDAVQTEVSQAERDYDLNKAAELKYGSLMNLQRELLDAEAAMDAAAAQGGDLLRDEVTESDIADIISKWTGIPVSKLQEGEREKLLNLPAELHKRVVGQDLAVQAVTEAIQRSRAGLSDPNRPIASFMFLGPTGVGKTELAKTLATFLFNTEEAMVRIDMSEYMEKHAVSRLIGAPPGYVGFEEGGQLTEAVRRRPYSVVLFDEMEKAHGDVFNVLLQILDDGRVTDSQGRVVNFKNAILIMTSNIGSQFVLENMNDNSEGGKAYRRERVMEAVRGHFRPEFVNRVDEYIVFDPLDFNQVRKIVEQQVERVRSRLKDRKIGLRVDESAIQMLCEAGYDPSFGARPVKRAVQHLLETSLAQAILRGDVAENEQAVVWAHGEGEGRQLLVAKEEGQRQEEPAQQELNGADPYAQMSWDQTPQ
- a CDS encoding predicted protein, with product GALDGYLKPPRNGKFLSLLMGNAVDVTSQRQENRLRIKEEYYSFRDRSTFTYVAWPTALLYLNRERQKGLEAGAANTWFSLVTVFPVLVQFYWCWMLYFYAALALRENVLRCNGSRIRRWWINHHYYSMGMCLVVLTMDVQSNACLNYMSRFLVFTALQGVVMLTQNRYQRFRMYTRVAMGKASPMDVAGGEMGGNAGQLKLLYPLLFGLQIMQVYFGASVLVSFFREWQAPAAGALFVVMGVGNFRATCQTYFTKRKFAKESSRSKA